A window of Diabrotica virgifera virgifera chromosome 9, PGI_DIABVI_V3a contains these coding sequences:
- the LOC114332459 gene encoding uncharacterized protein LOC114332459, whose product MSKVHEFNVKMTCDGCSGAVERVLNKLKDKGVEDFTINLETQKVTVKSSLPANDILEVIKKTGKETTLLSSS is encoded by the coding sequence ATGTCTAAAGTTCACGAATTTAATGTAAAAATGACCTGTGATGGCTGTTCTGGTGCAGTAGAAAgagttttaaataaattaaaggaCAAAGGAGTCGAAGACTTTACTATTAACTTGGAGACTCAAAAGGTGACCGTAAAATCGTCTCTACCTGCAAATGAcattttagaagttattaagaaaACAGGAAAAGAAACTACCTTGCTATCTTCGTCTTAG